From the Bacillus sp. FJAT-22090 genome, the window AAGTATTGTTTTGATTGCAGCTATGCTTCCAATGGCAACAGCTCTTGAAAAAACAGGTGGAATGGTTATACTTTCCAAAGGAATTATCGATCTTCTAGGTGGATTTGGAGCAATGGGAGTTTTGGCAGGTATTTATTTTATTACGATGTTATTTGGTCAATTTATTAGTAACACCGCAACGGCCGTTTTATTTGCGCCGATTGCAATGAGTGCAGCTATTACGATGGAAGCAAATCCATATACGTTCTTAATCGCAATTGCAGTTTCTTCCAGCATGGCTTTTGCGACACCGGTTGCATCTCCGACAAATGCTTTAGTAATGACAGCAGGGGGATATAAGTTTATGAACTTTGTGAAAGCTGGTATTCCTCTACAAATTGTTATGTTTATTGTAATGATGATTGTCATTCCAATTTTCTTCCCGTTGTGATAAATAATGAAGGGTCTTTCGTTTTAAGGGAGGCTCTTTTTTATTTGACATTTTTACTCAATATGATATAACTATAAATGTTAGGCCTAAAGCAAAGTAATCAACTAGGAATAATATATTTTATAAAGGGGCTAGATGATGGGAAGAGAATTTGTCGATATCTTTGATGGATGGGCACACTCTTATGACGCTTCGGTTTCTGGTGAAGATCCAGAATATCGTGATGTATTTGAAGGATATGAAACTATTTTAAGAGAAGTTGCAAATCGTGTTTCTGGGACAGTGATCGAATTTGGAACCGGTACTGGTAATTTAACAGCAAAGCTAATAGAGGAAGGAATTTCGGTTATTGGTATCGAACCTAATACGAAGATGCGAGAATTAACTGCAAAACGATTTCCCTCTATTAAGGTCATAGATGGAGATTTACTTCAATTTAATAGTGAAAGTGAACGTATAGATGCAATTGTCAGCACGTATGTATTTCATCATTTAACGGATGAGGAAAAGGGAGTAGCTTTAAAGAAATATGCAGAGCTTCTTTCAAAAGAGGGAAAGATTGTTTTTGCTGATACTGTTTTTATTACTGAAGAAGCTAAACAAGACCAAATTGAAAAGGAAAGAAACCGTGGTTTTAATAATGTGGCAGACGATTTAGAACGAGAATATTATACTACGATTCCAATACTAACAAAATTGTTTGAAGAAGCTGGATTTCAAGTTAGTTTCACAAAAATGAATGATTATGTTTGGTTGATGGATGCGACTAAAAGATAAGGAGCTAGTTCATATGAAAAAAATGAATGTAGAAAGTTTTAATTTAGATCACACAAAAGTAGCAGCACCATTTGTACGTTTAGCAGGTACTAAAACGGGAGTTCATGGTGATGAAATTTTAAAATACGATATTCGTTTTAAACAACCAAATAAAGAACATATGAAGATGCCAGGATTGCATTCCTTAGAGCATTTAATGGCAGAAAATATCCGAAATCATACAGAACAAGTAGTAGATATTAGTCCAATGGGATGTCAAACTGGGTTTTATTTATCTGTTATTAATCATGATAACTATGATGAAATTTTAGAAATTATTGAAAAGACGTTGAAGGATGTATTGGAAGAGACTGAAGTCCCAGCATGTAATGAAGTTCAATGTGGTTGGGCAGCAAGCCATAGTTTAGAAGGGGCAAAAGAAATTGCTTCTGAAATGCTTGCTAAAAAAGATGAATGGCGACAAATTTATAATGAGGAAGCGTAATGAAAGTATTTAGTAGTGTTCATGAATTGATAGGCAATACACCGGTTGTAGAAATAAAACATATTCCTATTCCAAATAATTGCCGGATTTTTGCAAAGCTTGAATATTTAAATCCAGGAGGAAGTGTAAAGGATCGTCTCGGTGTTTCGTTGATTGAAGATGCGGAGCAATCAGGAAAACTTTTGTCAGGGGGAACTATTATTGAGCCAACTGCAGGAAATACGGGAATTGGAATTGCACTTGCTGCAGTAGGAAAAGGGTACAAAGTTATCTTTGTTGTCCCTGAAAAATTTAGTGTTGAAAAACAAACACTGATGCGTGCGCTTGGTGCAGAGATTATAAATACAGATACTGCGCTTGGAATGAAAGGTGCTATTGATAAAGCAAGCGAATTAGTAAATAAGATTCCGAATGCTTTTTCACCATCTCAATTTTCAAACCCAGCTAATCCTGCTACGTATACAAAAACACTTGGTCCTGAAATATGGCGTGATTTAGATGGTCAAATTGATGTATTTGTCGCTGGTGCAGGTTCAGGTGGAACGTTTATGGGAACATCAAATTTTTTAAAGTCGCAAAAAGCTGACATTAAAACAGTAATTGTGGAGCCGGAGGGTTCCATATTAAACGGTGGAGAAGCAGGAACCCATTTGACCGAAGGGATCGGAATGGAATTTTTACCGAACTTTATGGACCGTTCGTTTTTTGATGCAATATACACAATTAGTGACCAAAATGCATTTAACCAATTGCAGGCGTTGTCCAAAGAAGAGGGACTTTTAGTAGGGAGCTCTTCAGGAGCAGCTTTTTATGCTGCACTTAAGGAAGCAGAAGTTGCGAAGCAAGGAAGTCATATTGTCACGATTTTTCCTGATTCTAGTGAACGCTATTTAAGTCAGAGAGTATACGAATTGTTCAAGGAGGAGAAATAATAGATGCGCGCAAAAACGAAGCTTATTCATGCTGGAATTGTTGGGGACGAAGCAACTGGAGCAGTGTCCACACCAATTTACCAAGTGAGTACCTACAAACAAGAGGCAGTTGGAAAATTTAAAGGGTATGAATATTCACGTACAGGTAACCCTACTCGACATGCTCTAGAGGTCTTAATCAGTGATTTAGAGAGTGGCGTTGCCGGATTCGCTTTTGCTTCTGGTATGGCTGCTACAAGCTCTGTTATGATGCTTTTCAGTAAAGGTGATCACGTTATTTTAACAGATGATGTATACGGTGGTACATACCGTGTCATTTCTAAAGTATTGAACCGTTTCGGGATCGAGGCAACTTTTGTAGATACAAGTGATATATCCAAAGTGGAAGCAGCAATTTTAGAAAATACAAAAGCTATTTTCCTAGAAACACCAACTAATCCTTTATTGAAAATTACAGATATTGAAGCAATTGCTAAGCTTGCAAAGGATAAAGGATTGCTGACTATTGTGGATAACACATTTATGACACCTTATTTCCAACAACCAATTGAGCTTGGTGCAGACATTGTTGTGCATAGTGCAACGAAATATATTGGTGGACATAGTGATGTTGTAGCTGGGCTAGTTGTAGTAAATTCTGAGCAGCTTGCTACTGATTTGCACTTTGTACAAAATTCAGTAGGGGCAGTACTAGGACCACAAGACTCCTGGTTATTAATGCGTGGTATTAAAACGCTTGGTCTTCGGATGGAAGAACATCACTTGAATGCTCAGCGAATTGCAGAGTTTTTAAATAATCACGGTGGTGTTAAAAAGGTATATTATCCTGGTTTAGTGAACCATACTGGACACGAACTGATGAAGAAGCAAACAACTGGCTTCGGAGGGATGATTTCTTTTGATGTGGGTAGTGGAGAAAAAGCAGATGAGTTATTAGCGAAGCTTCGTTACTTTACATTAGCAGAAAGTTTAGGAGCAGTAGAAAGCCTGATTTCTGTCCCAGCAAGAATGACCCATGCATCGATTCCATCTGAACGACGTCAAGAATTAGGCATTACGGACGGCCTCGTTAGAATTTCTGTAGGGATTGAAGATGTAGAAGACTTGTTAGAAGATTTAACACAAGCATTAGCTTAATGATTAAATTGGTACACCACTTAATAGTGGTGTGCCTTTTTTGTTGCTTGAAAGAGATAGATAAAGAGGTTTAGTTGGAAAAAACAACAACTTAGTTGGAAAATTTAGAGGGTTAGTTGGAAAAAACAACAATTTAGTTGGAATATAGAGAGTTCAAGTTGGAAAAACATAAATTTTAGCATCGTATTGTAACTAATTTATTTCTGAAAACGACTTATAGATAAACGGTGGCAAGGAGAATCAGATGAAAAAAATATGCATATTGCTTATCTGCAGTCTTATTATGGTATCTTGTAATTCTATTTCACAGCCTTTTTCGCATACTATTATTGACTGGGTTGATTTTGTAAAGATTAATGGCAAGGAATATGAAGCACTTTATAGTGTAATTATTGCCGATCCAAAAAATATAGGGGAAAAAATAGGAGAAGTAAAATTTAAAGTTTCCGATAATGTTTCGAACCCTAGTTATCGTACGAAAGATGGAGATGCTGCATTTTGGAATAAGGGAACTGAAATATTTAGTGTGATAGACAGAGAGGACCTTATCGCTATTCAGGATAAAAATAGTATAAATGGTTACAGGATTTATTATTCACGTTCAGAGGATAGTAATTTTAATTATCATTACAAAGATATAAATTTAGAAACCATCAATAAAATTGAATTATACGATGGTAATACAATACTCATTAATACTTTAAAAAATGAGACAGAAATAAATGATTTATTATCTATTCTAAATGAAGGTACAGTAAGTGCCTCATTTTCACCAAACACAACTCACGGTGATCCAGCAACCTATCATATAGTTCTTTATGGTGAGGAAGAAATTGGATATTACTATTCATTATTTTTTGACGGCAATGTTTGGTTTTGGCATCCTTGGGATACATCTATAGTTTCCAATGAGATAGAGCTTTATTTTAAATGAGTACCGATTTAGGTGCTCTCTTTTTATTGAAATAGAAAAGGAAAAAATACTATTTTAGAGAATAAATTATAGTTAGAGGAGTGGAAATCATGAGCAAGCATTTATTATCTGTATCAATTGTTTTATTGAGTATAGCCATTTGTTTTTTGGCATATCAAATTGGAAATACCCACACTCCTAACAAGGTGAGTGAACCAGTACATAATATTGAAATTTCTGAGAGGGGATTACTTACATCAGAAGAAGTAGCAGTATATTTAAGTATGGATGTAGAGCAGTTTAAGAAATTAATAAAGCAGCAAAACTTGAAAAGAGCGCAACTTTCGAGCTTCGATACGTATACTTTTATTCCTTATATTCAAATGAATGGAGAAAATATTCATTTTTGAGAGAAATAGTGGCTTTTCGTTGCTATCGGACTTTTATGAGTTTAACTTAGGAAACTAGAAATAACGAAAAAAAGGGAAATAAGGTATCTATGATGACCTATTCCCTTTTACTATTAAAACTTTTATGGATATTCAGCAATTAAACATGTTTTACCAAAAAAATGCTGAAGCAAGTACGACTCCGGTAATAGCACCTAGAGCGATACCAAATCCAAACCCAAATCCTTCTCCAAAAAATCCTAATCCATAGCCACCCAAATTGTCATCAGGTCGTATCCAGACCGTATTTCTACTTACTCTCGTTACTTCTCCCACATGA encodes:
- a CDS encoding bifunctional cystathionine gamma-lyase/homocysteine desulfhydrase, with translation MRAKTKLIHAGIVGDEATGAVSTPIYQVSTYKQEAVGKFKGYEYSRTGNPTRHALEVLISDLESGVAGFAFASGMAATSSVMMLFSKGDHVILTDDVYGGTYRVISKVLNRFGIEATFVDTSDISKVEAAILENTKAIFLETPTNPLLKITDIEAIAKLAKDKGLLTIVDNTFMTPYFQQPIELGADIVVHSATKYIGGHSDVVAGLVVVNSEQLATDLHFVQNSVGAVLGPQDSWLLMRGIKTLGLRMEEHHLNAQRIAEFLNNHGGVKKVYYPGLVNHTGHELMKKQTTGFGGMISFDVGSGEKADELLAKLRYFTLAESLGAVESLISVPARMTHASIPSERRQELGITDGLVRISVGIEDVEDLLEDLTQALA
- a CDS encoding class I SAM-dependent DNA methyltransferase, with translation MGREFVDIFDGWAHSYDASVSGEDPEYRDVFEGYETILREVANRVSGTVIEFGTGTGNLTAKLIEEGISVIGIEPNTKMRELTAKRFPSIKVIDGDLLQFNSESERIDAIVSTYVFHHLTDEEKGVALKKYAELLSKEGKIVFADTVFITEEAKQDQIEKERNRGFNNVADDLEREYYTTIPILTKLFEEAGFQVSFTKMNDYVWLMDATKR
- the cysK gene encoding cysteine synthase A; translated protein: MKVFSSVHELIGNTPVVEIKHIPIPNNCRIFAKLEYLNPGGSVKDRLGVSLIEDAEQSGKLLSGGTIIEPTAGNTGIGIALAAVGKGYKVIFVVPEKFSVEKQTLMRALGAEIINTDTALGMKGAIDKASELVNKIPNAFSPSQFSNPANPATYTKTLGPEIWRDLDGQIDVFVAGAGSGGTFMGTSNFLKSQKADIKTVIVEPEGSILNGGEAGTHLTEGIGMEFLPNFMDRSFFDAIYTISDQNAFNQLQALSKEEGLLVGSSSGAAFYAALKEAEVAKQGSHIVTIFPDSSERYLSQRVYELFKEEK
- a CDS encoding S-ribosylhomocysteine lyase, with product MKKMNVESFNLDHTKVAAPFVRLAGTKTGVHGDEILKYDIRFKQPNKEHMKMPGLHSLEHLMAENIRNHTEQVVDISPMGCQTGFYLSVINHDNYDEILEIIEKTLKDVLEETEVPACNEVQCGWAASHSLEGAKEIASEMLAKKDEWRQIYNEEA